In one window of Bdellovibrio bacteriovorus W DNA:
- a CDS encoding phosphatidylglycerophosphatase A (COG1267 Phosphatidylglycerophosphatase A and related proteins), protein MRRFLILLATFFGVGHSPKAPGTVATIATIPLAIALGLLGPLPYMVLTVLLFPIGIVACQFYQQEYGDKDHPQIVIDEVVGYLIAMVWLPLTWQVILLSFLIFRLLDITKPLFIGYLDKKIHGGLGVMADDVAAGIITSIVMQILYTQTNWLGSQVLVP, encoded by the coding sequence ATGAGACGATTTCTTATATTATTAGCAACTTTCTTCGGTGTGGGGCACTCGCCCAAAGCTCCCGGAACTGTGGCAACTATAGCAACAATTCCCTTGGCAATCGCTTTAGGGCTACTTGGCCCTCTTCCTTACATGGTTTTGACAGTTTTATTGTTCCCCATAGGGATCGTTGCCTGCCAGTTTTATCAGCAAGAATACGGTGACAAAGATCACCCTCAAATCGTTATTGATGAGGTCGTTGGCTATTTAATTGCCATGGTTTGGCTGCCTTTGACATGGCAGGTCATTTTATTGAGCTTTCTGATCTTTAGATTGCTGGACATTACAAAGCCTTTATTTATAGGATACCTAGATAAGAAGATCCACGGAGGTCTTGGGGTCATGGCGGATGACGTGGCGGCTGGCATAATCACTAGCATCGTTATGCAAATCCTCTATACCCAAACCAATTGGTTAGGTTCTCAAGTGTTGGTGCCTTAG